Within the Salvia hispanica cultivar TCC Black 2014 chromosome 4, UniMelb_Shisp_WGS_1.0, whole genome shotgun sequence genome, the region gccTCGATGTGTCCAACCGTGCACCGCGTGTTGCACTAGCGAGTCACGGCGTTTTACAGCAAAGAGCCGTGGGTGCAGCTCGAGCCAGCAGCTACGAATTCACGGGCGATTTGCGAGAGCTGATGCTAATCCTTTTGTAAATCGATGTGTGTATAAAAGCAACTACCTCAAAGTGGCGCTTTTTGCGTATggacacaattttttttcttgatagCATTTGACTATTGAGCATTGTTGTAGTAACTTGAAAACTAGTGGACCACCCCAACTTTGAATCTACAATTCCATCCATCTCTTTAACTGCTGTGTTTTTCAACTCCCTCGATCAAAGCTCCCATATTTTCCACTCCTGTTACCTTTTTcaatatgttaaaatttaaaaaacattgGTGTGTGAGCCtcattttggaatttttgacTATGCTTCGTGTGTAGGTCCATCTGAAAGTGAACTACCATTATTTCTTTACTTCCAATTTGTCAGTTTCTGTTGGATCCTCGAGATCTGCATAAATAGTTTCTCAGGGAAACATTTATAAAGGATGATTCGAGATTAtaccttttacttttataactatacaaaattttaCGCGCTCCTTCGAtctttcttcaattcttctcatCCGCGAACAATAGTAATAGTCCATATATGACACTCCTATATAGTAACGCCTACTTCAATACATTGGGTCCAATTAGTAATTTTTGgcatttattttagtttagtacaattaattatcaattcGAGTTGCTAGAGAAATGATTTAGTTTATATATACACTACTTAACCTATTATTAggtttttatcaataattacTTCCATTGAAAAGTTCAAAGTAGTAACTCCTAGTGCTTGCCATATAAGATGAGCTGTGGAAGGTTAGTTAGGAAGAATAACTCACTTTAAATGCCGTTGTCAATGACGTATCTTCCATTCAGCCCATTCAGCTCAATTGAAGAAGTATTTCAAGTCTGGAATTTGCCTTATTTAAGGCCAactacatatatttatatattaccaTCATTTTTCGTGTCGAGTACATAGTGCATATACTTAGatgcaaaatttaaatttcatagtTTAGCATTTTAATAGTTAGGATTTTAATATTGGGTTCAAACCACTACTAATAGTTATGGCTTTTTGGTATTGACTGTCGCCAAACACACTTGCAATGTGAACAGTAGAGATTGTGAAAGAGAAATAACTAAACAATGAGAGATAGAAATTAAAGATATATAAGGTGGTTATTGTTAAAAGCAAACGTCGAAAGACCAAACAAAGTTGAAAAAGTAGCAATGTCTCCGCCATAACTGTACTATTTATTACACTTTTCATTGAGGACTAAACATTGTAACAATAAACAAACTTCTAAAATTTTGCAGCgtgaaacaaaaaatgaaagttgtGGGAAAAAAGAGAgtcattttgcaaaaattgtaaataaataaaggcAATTTGGCTGgtgaaataaaagagagaaggGTATTCTGCAAAAGTTGTGTAAATCTGAAAgcagttggtgaaaaaaaccTAACTTACGAGTTTTAACTTACTTACATGTTTTGAACACATGAGATGCTAATATGATAACCTCATATACTATAACGTggatatacatatattatgctctatataaaaagtaaaaattgcTTAATAGTATAGTCTAAAACAAAGTTCATTACGATGAGCCGGCGGAGATGCGTTAGTGTGCATTCACAGGCCATAGCATACAAGGTAAGTGGAaacataaattactaatttaggTAGTgcaatttaattgaattcatGTTTTGGCACAGGAATACGAGAAATGGGATTTAAAGAGGTGGGTTTCACTAATGGACCACAAACTTTTTTCCTGactttaaactttaaatggAATCTTCCGGCAAATCTACTGAGAGGAAATATCgagtacaaaaatattaaatgctggtatctataatatatatacattgatGATGTAAGCCAAACAAATTATTTGTGCTCAGATTACCCAACCTGCCCTTTATAAGACCATCCACTATAGATTTGGAcacttttttttggatattttttttttatccatagccactttttatttgtccatGGCCATAAAAAAAGGTTTACGTAGTAATAGTGAATACTTTTGTTAgccacatttcactttatttttattctttgtatattttaattcaattaaacttaaaattatcggactaaaaataattagaaaacgagataataataaaattaaaaagtgcgaTGGGACCAAatattcgttgtattaatGGATACCggaaaattatacaacgaacattttataaaaaaaacatataaaaacaaataaaaacaccgCCACCACCGCCATAATGCTTAAAATagtaagtatatattatatcatatttttaattaaatttatattttgtatatgtacTTTATTACCCctacattaatttgtttactaAATACACCTATTTAaggatataaattttgattatgcaAAGATGATGCATGCATTTAATAACATGTTGCAATCATCTAATTGTTTAAAACATGAtttgataactttttttatatatgcccattttaatgcatttacttaaagatatttctttaaaattttaaatattaattttattagctttatatatttagtgtacattttgtctacaaataaaataaaatttatcagcaaacaaataatttcagaCTTCTTAATGAATTAGTCTTTATAAatgtgaatttaaataatttttaacaaataattagcgctataaaatataaataattagttatctaatatttttgaactGTAAATACTTAGAGTTACTATAACatgtgacaaaaaataattactttgtaattataatactataatcttcaatattgataaacttattcttttaatcactttttattcacaataatctttaaaaaataataaattttttagctCACTTTAATATAACACccaacacattaaaatttgataatactatattatatattaatactactaattaagtgagtatatggttttgattttaagaattctctagttctaattttttatttttttattttgatttttttaaattcttaaatcttgGACCATTATAGTTGAACCTCGATAAAATCATATGTTCttatatcatttatttcatattttaaatatattaaaatatttaactataacatgcaataaattaaatttgatacatgGTGTACGAATGCTAATTGAGTCTagtgtttatgattttaagtttaattctttattttacaaaattataatttctttaatttataatttttgaaagattatGTTTAACAGTGATCAATAAATAATCGCATGTTCttaacttatatatttaacattttaaagctacatatttaatattccctcactctttttttttgcaaatattagaattcctaactctaaacaaataatactccgCACTATCTTATAATATTAGCAGAGTTTATGATtcttattacttttaattattaatcaattagtAGTAGTTGACATGtggtatattaaaataatctaaaatgagaaaagtagattcatccaattatttttgtattaaattaataatttctttgatttttaacatttaaaacgaTAGATTTGAatctgaataaaaattaattgtattttcttaactcatctatttaatattttaaaactaaatagttatattaaaatattagacgCCCtagcttaattaaataaaaaatattaaatttagttaaagcaaagaaaaataacaaaaaaattgaaaagataatgaaaaaatagtatattattttattatataaaccaatttgaataagataaatgtttaattttttacatattttttcatatactattaaatgaaTGATTTCATTGTTACTATATTGACAAAATGTTTCagaaaatttaaggaaaaaaataagttatgaaAGAATAGCACAACGTAAAATCTATTTGAAAAAGCATATGATGCTATTTaagtaatcaaattattttacaattaaatataataatttagttatgtagtgtgttaattaatactggtaatctaaattactaattttttaattaattattttaaaaatttacacgACAAGAATggttttgattgaaaaatttttaaattcattactcTAGTTGCATGATTAAGTTTATCTCCAATTAACATATATGCAtttagataagaataattaatttggttaaattttccttaattaggtatatatctatttaatactttaatgttagggtaaattagtcacaatgttattatggcttggagacattatgtctctaaatcactactcttttttttttatccatagccactttttatttgtccatggccataaaaaaaagtttccgcAGCAATAGTGGACACTTTTGTTAgccacatttcactttatttttattctttgtatattttaattcaattagacttaaaattatcggactaaaaataattagaaaacgagataataataaaattaaaaagtgcgaTGAGACCAAatattcgttgtattaatGGATACCggaaaattatacaacgaacattttataaaaaaaacatataaaaacaaataaaaacaccgCCACCATCTACTCGGTGGCGGAGTCGGAATCCTCTGCCTCTTCTTCGTCGCCCACTCCCCCCGGCGCCGCCGCCCCTGCCCCCGCCGCCCCCGGCGCACCCGCGCCGCTGGACCAGTCAGCCCCAGATCCTCTCTGATCCTACACATGAGCTCATAGTATATCGCCTTGGTGATCGGGTCGGTGGCCGACTCGTAGAAACGGCAGTTCTCTTGCAGTTGTTTCATCAACTGCACATTCAGGTTCTTGTTCAAGACCACATGGGCCCCATGGTCCACGGACTGAGCTCCAGAAGGCGCCTGCGCGCTGCGCGATCCAGACGCGGGCGCCGAGTAGCGGGAGGAACCTGCAGACATTCGGGCGCTGCGGATACTGGCCTTCTGCCCCGGAGGGCGTGAACGCCTAGTGTGTGTATCAGAGGGCTCCTCCGTTTGGGCGTCGTTGAGGTCGATTGATTgtccgccgctgctgctgctgtagTTCCCGGCTCTGTTGCGTCTATTGCGCTTCGCCCCGTGACCTTCAGTCTCCTCTGCACAGATGGACTTGAATTTCGGGCAGTTCTCGAGAACGAGAAACTCCTCCCAGTGGGTGAACTTAGGCTTCCATAGCGCGTTGTATTGGGACACAGACAGAGCCTTCACGTCGGCTTCGTTGCGGCCACTCTCAGCGTTGAGAAGGTTGTTGCCGTAGATGCCCGCGAACTTCCTGGTGGGTGTCAGAATCCTCCCAAACTTTTTCCGGATCTGTTCCGCGTCACGCGGTTTGGCGCCTCTCGGCTTGAACTCATTGTAGGTCAACAAAACGCGCTTCCAAAAGCCCATCTCGGTCTGATCGGTGCCAACACAGGGGTCTGATGTGACGGCATCCCATGCCCTCGCCACAGCAATCGACTCGTCTTTGGTGTAGTGCCCACCCCGACTCGCTAccgccgctgccgctgccatccccgtcgccgtcgccgccagCCCTCCTCCCACcgcgtcgccgtcgccgccgccccTCCCACCACCACCGTGCCGCCTCTCCCACCACCGCCGTCGCCGGAACATCTCGTTGGCGGGGTCTCCGGTAGGCCCGGACTCATCAGCCCCATCATCTGCTCCAGTGTGAACCTATCGAAATCAGACAAAGGAGTCTGGGTGCGCTGGAAAGAGTGAGAGGGGGTATCCGGACGCGGATGGTTGGGCGAGTCCATAGTGGGTCGATAATCTCCGAATGCCGAACGACCCAAATTCCTCTGATGAGATGACTGACCCCGATATTGGGTTTGTTGCCACGGCGGGGATGTCGGTGACCACGACTGGAATGGAGGGGGACTGGGACTCGATACCCACAGCTGAGATGGCTGGGAAGAAGGATAGTATCCGTATCCCGATTCTTCCGTGTCGGGTGAATCTTCGTCTCTCCCGTGCATTTGGTATAAAATTCTGAAGAGTGAAATTGGAGGTGGAGTGAAAATGGGTGTGGAGTGAAAAACAAATTGGTGGGGTATTTAAATAagccaaaaaattaattacaaattcgaaataaaaagaaattaaaataaaaagcggcgaccgccgcggcggTTTCGCCGCGCAATAGATAGGCGCGCGGCCGCCGCACTTCTCTCTCCTCCGGCTCGTCCACGCCGCCTTCGGGGCGAATGCCCGTCCGCCCCAACAAAATCGTCCGCCTCCGGGGCGGACGCGTCCCGCCGCGATGGGGGCGGCCGGCGCGCCGCgcctatagtggatgctctaaagcaCTTGATCAAACTAACAAACCCAAATCAAGGGATTTTTTTTCAGTATCTCTGCAACATAAGCATTCACcataagaaaatgatgaaaataaacaacatTGTGGTCTGTGACTTGTGAGTGAAAGAGAAATTAGTCACGATCGAGTTAAAATGAGTGTGATCATGATTAAAGTAGGAAGGTGGAGAGAGgttaagaaaatatgaaaatggtGTTTTGATGTGTTACTAATGTTAATAAATGGAATAAATATCTTGGCCAAGTTTGATAGGATAAAGTGTTAGATTTGATTGAATAGTGTTTGGGGTAAACACCACATTCCACATTAGAATAACTACGGTGCGTTAATATAAAGTTACAAGATATATATAAGGTGTATTCCAACTCTACTATTATAAAGTCTTTTAAAAAGTgtctgaaaaataaaatcgcaatggtttaattaaaaactgaCAATactatactctctccgtcctaataaaaatgcaacatttgattttcagcatgtgattttatgcagtgtgaTTTAATGAAGAGAAGGTAAAgtaagtaaaaagaaaaaatagaaatagagttgtttctattttatgaaacgttttatttttattaggacaattcaaaaaggaaaacgtttatTTGTAATGGAAcaaatagaatattaaaataagttCAGATGTGAATCGACAATTTGTTGGTACAAAATCATATCACAACGGAGAATTAGTCAATTTGCAAGCAAGGTGTAAGTATTACCCCCAACAAGCCTTATAAAAAGTGTCCCACAAacttacaatattttattattatagatATTGCATCACACACTCTACTTGACTAGTAATTGAACATCAAAGGTCTGTCGACTTGGCCCAAGACGAAATTGAATCCAGCTAGGCCTAGGCATTGTTAAGAACGGATTCTCGGGGCCTAAAGTTGGGTCAATGGCCTGCAAATTCTTGGGcccaaaaatagttttattatcTCATTTGAAAATGCCATACATGTGTCAGCTCTTAGAACTTAGATGATTTCTGAACCcgattttattaaatttaataacaataaacTTCATGAATGACGAACTCAATTCATGGTTCTTTGGCTTTTACCATTTGGAATTGCCTGTATCGTATATTCGGATCCACAGTTATATTATAACAACCGAgcttatataaatataatcacaGAAAAAGACGAATGGAAGAAcaaagataataatattaatattgttagTGGCGCAGGGCCCCGGGTCGATGAGGTTAAAATCCGAGGTGTGGGTCGATGAGGCGACAGGGCGTGTACCCCAGCATTAACTGACTAAATATGTTATCTAGAGCATGCTTTTTGATACGAAAGTATAGTTTTTGATACGAAAGTATAGTTTTTTCTGttatgtagtactagtactattatttatagtattttaaaaCCTAATATAAATACTTATGTCActtaatatgatttttttttaaaaaaaattaatcttacaCAGGGTAGAAAAGAATTATTGACGGTATTTAGTTGctgataattatttaatgaattctattaattgagttattttggGTACAGGGAATATAGGGAAGAtgaaaagtatatatattatattttttgaaatgatttaaagtaaaaatgattGATCAAAAAAGGTGGACTGcatactaaaataagaaaaagcaGAGAATTCAGCCTAGAAAAAAACGAGTCACGCCCCAGATCAGTCGCCCGACTCGCCCCCTTCGTCGCTCCAGTTGCCCCCGTATCTCGCTCGGCCCACCCATGTTGgataatatattcattattcaCATTTCTCTCAAAATTGCATAGTTAGGTAAGAACAAAAAACGCAACCCTCAGCTTTCTTGATTATACGttacttctttttcttttttttttggtgaaggACGACGCGTATGAGGTATCATAATCTATTATTCTTTACCTAAAAAAGATATTGGTAATTTGCTGTCACTGCCGGTTTATTAATAGTTATATAGCTAAATCGAGTTTCACACTATGACACACGACAACTTTGAGGAAATTTCTAGTCCAGCACGACGCGCAAccaaattcaattattttccgTGTTATAAATACTAACATAACATCGCCTACTCATTATTCAACTTCTTAATTAACAGGAATTCTCATATATAATCCCATCTAGAAATAGTTTTTCTATAACAAAGATcaagaaaagagagaagaaatggAGAGTAGAATTACATCTCTCTACATTCTGGCCCTCCTTGTTATTTCTTGTATTGTTCTGTTTTGCAATGCTCAAGAAGTAGGTATGTATGCAAAATCACCTTCCTCTTAGAATTCTCAAccattgtttttattttgattgtgacCTTTTTTTTCTGGTTACAGAGAATGAAAGGGAGTTTGATTATGGGGCAAAAAGTGAAAAGGGTCCAAAAAATTGGGGAACGATGAAAAAAGAATGGGGTGCATGCAACAATGGCACTTTGCAATCTCCAATAGATATGTCAAATGaaagagtaaaaataatttcaaagcCGGAAAATAGGATTTACAAAGTTGGTAATGCAACTGTCAAGAATAGAGGGCATGATATACAAGTAagtttattcaattactatactatatattgaTGTGTTAAAGATCAAGAGATAAGCATATTTATGTTGATGCAGATTGAGTGGAGTGGTGGTGCTGGATCACTATTCATCAACGGCACCGATTACCCTCTCGAGTATGCCCATTGGCACTCTCCCTCAGAGCACACTATCAACGGCCGGAGGTACTTTCTTGTGAATATGTTTGTGTGAGGGTTCGTTGATGCACACCAGAATTCCACATTAGTATGTGTCTTGTCTAGTATTGATGGTTGTTACCAACAGGTACGACATGGAGCTGCATTTGGTGCACCTAAGCACAAATCCTAATCTGAAAAATAGGATAGCTGTCGTTGGAATCTTGTACAAGATCGGAACGCCTGATCAATTTCTTTCCAAGGTACTAACAAGATACTATAGTAAATTGTTagtaagaaattatttaatttcagtgcctaattaattgtattaatattCACAGTTAATGGCAAATATATCTTCGATCGTTGATAACAAGGATGAAGAGAGTGCTTTGGGAATGGTGGACCCCAACGAGATACAGTTTGGTAGCAAAAGATTTTACAGATATTTGGGGTCACTCACAGTCCCTCCATGTACAGAAGGAGTTATTTGGACCCTTAATAAAAAGGTACTCCATATAACTTCTATTAAACcacattatttttcataatttatatggAAGTTGAATATCTGATCGATCATTTTAACGACTTTTAGGTGAAGACTGTTTCCAGAGATCAAGTTAGGTTGATGAGAGAAGCTGTTCATGATGTAAGATTTGAATTATTcccaatttgattttatagagtatatatttatggttTTGTTGTTTAATTCGACAGTACGCGGAGGAAAATGCTAGGCCGTTGCAGCCTCACAACAACCGGGATTTGTACCTTTATGGCCCAGGGGATTCCAACTGATTATGAGTTTGACACATGTAAACATAATAGTGGTAATGATTTTGATGAGTTTCTTTAATATAGTTCAAATTCATCTTTTACTTAATCCCCCGCTAATAGAATTAATGAATATCTTGATGAAGAAAGTATAGAATTCATAATCACGTTAAAGATTACACGGTGATGAGTGGATTAATTTGTACAAAGGCTAAGGCAAAGCAGCCTAAGCTGAAGatggatttgaattttgaacaATGTTCCTAAGTAGTGAAGGAATAAAGGAACAACACTCGTGCATGATGTGTGGTAGTTTACCTCAGATGTTATCGCACCGTGGATCCAAACCAAAAACAGAGCAACACAAATAGGTCTTTTCCAATAATTCTACGTAATTAAACAAGCCAAAGCTTGATCTATTTTCTCACCATTTTGTTCCCACACACCTGAGGCAGTCGAGATGTGCGGTATGGCAACGTTGCCAAATTTAGATATGTTAGCCTATATATAGccaaatttttcatttttgagtcGACAACTTCTAATATCAGAAATAAGATAAAAAGATAAGTACTACTGTACTAGTGCAtgataaagattttatttataaattgattggCGGGACTAAGCTAAATTTAACAAACATCATTTCCACAtattggattaaaaaaaatactttcatCTGTTtcccaaaaatagaaactcttcAGTCTTCACTTTTTAGGctgttttcaataaatagaaactttccattttcttcacttcttttccttttcatctctcttattttattcgtTTTTCTCTTccattctcttactttatcaattttgaattaaaatatgtgccatttttaaaaattccaaCTTTTAGGAAACCaagaaagtataaaataattttgtccAATCAAGACTGAATGTTGCTTTCATTTGAATTTGCTTGGAGACTTATGCAGATATTAATCATACAACACTTtgttacttttattaaaatttgaagttataatcttccttttcttatatatttatgtataaaaatgtatatataactGAAAAGTACACTTATAAAAAGAATGACCATAATTTcgttttctactttttttagtGCATTTAAACGGTTATATGTTTACTAGTAacttaatatgaaaataaaaattaaattataactatataagtgtataaatatatttttatatagaaggaaattttttttggaaaattccatattttaaaattatgcaatatttcataaaagtGGTTTAATGAATATCTTCTAAAATTAagttgatatatttaattggatgtgagctatttatattttaatttgtcaaaaattaattgatcGGGGATAAAGCAACTTTGGTGTGAAGGTCCACTAAACATTTTTTCTTGATCAAAAGCCCTAATATTCGGTTAATTCCTATCACTACTGCCCATGGATTTGAATTAGATGCATAATTCTCTATATGTAACCGCCGCTTATAAAATGTCGGCTAATTTGATCATGGAAGTACATTAATTCTTTGTTCTTTATTTGGAAAACTTCCCTATGACCATCTGCCATATAAAtggatgaaattatataatgtaATTGCCGCTTATAAAAATGTTGGCTAAGTTGCTTTCAATggtattataatttatttcgttattagttataattaagttattctCATCGTATAATGTAATTGCCGCTAGTAAAATGCCTAGATTACTTTCTCAAAACTCattctttatatattgatCAATTTATTACCAATATCCACAGACCACAGTCCACAGTCCAAAATTGGTCTCTCAATATACAGTTAATGTTccatacattaattataacatCTAATTACCATTGCGTGTGACCCTCCATGATCTCATTTAAAGACAAATATTGCATGCCATTTCATTAAATCACTATATAATCGAAACAAATGAGCTAATAAATAATCACTATAGAGACGAATGGAACAAACGTAAGGGAATGATGATGCACGATTTATATTACTCTAATACCACCATTGA harbors:
- the LOC125224089 gene encoding alpha carbonic anhydrase 7-like → MESRITSLYILALLVISCIVLFCNAQEVENEREFDYGAKSEKGPKNWGTMKKEWGACNNGTLQSPIDMSNERVKIISKPENRIYKVGNATVKNRGHDIQIEWSGGAGSLFINGTDYPLEYAHWHSPSEHTINGRRYDMELHLVHLSTNPNLKNRIAVVGILYKIGTPDQFLSKLMANISSIVDNKDEESALGMVDPNEIQFGSKRFYRYLGSLTVPPCTEGVIWTLNKKVKTVSRDQVRLMREAVHDYAEENARPLQPHNNRDLYLYGPGDSN